In Edaphobacter aggregans, the sequence GTCGGTAACCGTGATCTTGGAGTTGATCTCCTTGTTCAGCAGCTTATCGATGGTCAGCGACCGCCGCAGCTCATGCTTCACGTCGTCAAGCGTGTGATTGCTGGCCTTCAACTTCTGGTCGAACTGCTCTTCCGAGTACGGAGCCTTCATCTCCGCCAGCTTCGCATCAACCTCTTCGTTGGTGGCCGTCAGATTCATCTTGGCGGCGCGTTGCTCCACTATCTCTTCGTCGATCAGGCTCCGCAGCACATTCAACCGCAGCGAATCGGCCTGCTCGGCAGTAGGCTGCTGCTGTTGCTGCTGAGCATCGCCAAGCTGCGCCGCATAAGCTTTGTCCATATCCGCCCGCATGATGGCTTTGCCATTCACGGTAGCGACGACATCCGCGCTATGCGTTCGATTGCACCCGGCAACAGGCAGCAAGCCCGCAAGGACCAGCAAGGCAACCGAGACCGGAGCGATGTGCTGCGATCCCCTGCGGGAAGAGCCCGCAGTCGAGGGAAAATTATTTACAGTCAAACATTTCGTCACGTCTAAACTCTCCTGCATCATGCTAGCTGCCGGGCTTCGTCGAGGGCGCTGTCTGGGGCGTCGGGCTCGGTGAAGGTACTGGCGGTGGTGGCGGCGTTTGGCCAGAAGCCGTCAGGGCATTGTCAATCATCTTGTACACATACTCAAGCGGAACTGCACCCTCGAGCTTCGCCCCGTTGATAAACAGCGCCGGAGTCGAATCTATTCCCAGCGCCTCGGCCTCCTTCACAGAAGCCTTCACAGCCGAGTCGTCCTGCTTGGCGATACAGGCATTCAGAGCTGCCAAGTCCACCTTCTGTCGCTTCCCCTCGTCGCGTGTCAGCGTATCGAGCGTGTCATTGGCTTTGGCCAGACTCTTCTCGTCACCACCCATCGTACTGGCATGGCTGTGGATGTAATCCACCAGATTCCAGTAGCCTGTGGAGCTCTGCGCCGCCAGGCAGTTGGCATTGATCGCCGCGCGCATCGCCCACGGGTGTTGATCAAGCGGGAAGTCGCGATACACGATCCGCACCTGGTCCTTATACCGTTCGGTAAGCGCCGGGAACAGTTGCGCGTGCATCTTCGCGCAGTACGGGCACTCCAGGTCGTCAAAGCCCACGATTATCACTGGCGCATTCGCCGGGCCGCCGCGCGCCGGACGGTTTGCGCCGCTCACGAGCGCCTTCGGATCCTGGCTGATGTCGTATTTGGTGAACTGCGCCAGCGTCTTACCGTCCTCCGACAGCAAAAAACGGATCGGCTTGCTCGCCTGACCCTCTGCCGTAAAGGTCACGATAATCTCGTCGTAACCCGGAACGTCGCTTTTGGTCTTCGGACTGATATGGATGTCGTAGTTCGGCGGAACATTTGTCTTGGCCCGAATCAGCACCTCTACCCGCCGCGTCAGCTCAGGGGACAGCCCCTGCCCGCTCTGCGCAGGTGTCTGTGCGTGGCAGCCAACGGCAGCCAGCGTAAGGACAAAAAGAAGGGGAAGAATCAGCCTACGACCAGTAAACACAGTACCTCGATTATCTCACGCTACGGTCTGCTCCCCGCCGCGCAGTCTGCTCAAACACTACTCCTGCGCGGTCTAGAAAAGCCGTTCCGCCTTGCGCAGATTTCCCGCCGTTCCAATATTCACCAACGTGAAATTGAAGCGCTCCACGCTCTCGTTTCGTACTGCCCCGAGCTCGTACTTTCGATACTCCACGCTGAACCCGCAGCAATCCCAGTTATAGGAGAACTGCAGCGCCGCATACTGCAACGAGCTTAGGCGTAAATCGAGCCCAGCATTTGCCGCAACACTCAGCCCGCTCTTCGTCGGAGATCCATATCCCAGCAAAATGCGCATCTGGTTGAAGTTCGACACCGACGAGCTGACCCCCTCCGTGTAGAACCGCCCAGGCGCGTTCAGCCGCGCGTAGCTCAACCCGGCAAAGGTATTCCCCTCGTGCAAGTCAACCAGCACATTGTTAGACGTAAACTTCTTCGCTCCGGTATCCAGATCGAAGTCCCATTCCGCGTCCAGCTTGTCCGACGGATGCACCCGCAACCGCGAAATCAGCGGTGAGATCTCCCTCGGCTCAGTAAGAAACGCTATTCCCGAAAGCGCCAGCGTCGTATCGAAGATGTTGCGCCGGCCATCGATTATCGCCCCACCAAACGAGCTATCGAAAAAGTACTTCTGCGTAAGCCGCCAACTGATCAACTCACGCCCGCCGCACCCGGTTGAAGCCGGCTCCCCACTCATATCTGCATCGCCATACTCCTGCACGTCGGCTTCCGTCGTCTTGCATGGTTTGCTCTGTGGCCGGCGCACGAACAACCGTTGCGTCGTCCCATACTCCAATTCATTCGTATTGCTTACAACGTCCACATCGTCAAAGCGCAATACCTTCAGGAAGTCCGTGCCCACGCCCGAAACATAGCGATACGTCACCTCCGGCTCGATCGTATGCCTCACCTCCGAACCAAAGAGCTTCTCCACCAGCTTCGAATCGAATGTTCGCTCCAATACCGGAGCGCGTGCCTCAAATCCCAGCTCCACGTCTGCGCGATTCACCGCCTCGCCGCTCTCCATGGGAACGCCCGGAGTATATGGCGTCACACGGCTGCGGCTGTAGATCGTCTCGCGCACCCCAATCGAAGGCCGGAAGCGCCATCCATCCGCCGACAGCGGCAGTGCCAGCTCCGGATGCAGATCGAACCGGTTCGTCAGACCCGCGGTGGCAAAATTCGGCTGTACCCGCTTCAAGCCGGCAACCGAGCTCTCCACATTCCACTGTAGGGGTGTCGTACCCAGCCTGTGCTCTGTCGTCGCCAGATCCAGCGACGGCGCATGGAAGATCCTGACCTGCTCCTCAGGCGTCGTGGTCGTAGCCGCCGCCTTCAACCCTTGGTACCGGTCCGTGCGCACAGCGGCCATATATCCATCCGTCTGATGCACTCCATAGACGATGGAGAGAATGTCTGTCGAGACCGCCTGATTGAAGTTCTCCGTAAACGCCTGCCGGTAGGCATATGAGCTCAGATACTCCGCATTCGCCACCACACGCGTCTCCGGCGAAAAATCATACCTCCCGGCGAATGTCGCATCCTCGCCACCCTGGTTCACATACTGTCCTGCACTGTTGAAGTAGCCGCGATCCAGCAATCCGTTGTAGTGCGCCTTTGCAAAGTTGGTGCCCAGCCCGCGATACCGGTACGTCCCTGATTGTTCCCACCCACGCCGCGAGAAATACTGTGCTCCCACCGTCAAGTCCGAGCTACGGTTGATTGCCCAATAAAATTGCTCGCCAAGAACCAGACCCTTAGTCGACGAATTACTTATCTCAGGAATCAGAATGCCGCTCTGCCGCTCACTCGTATCCACAGGATGTGTCACATAGGGCAAATACATCAAAGGCACATTAAGCAACCGGAAAACACTGTGGGTCGCGCGTGCCTTGTCACTACCCACACTGAACTTCCCCGCATAAAGCAGCCAATCGGGATGCGGCAGCTGGCACGACGTGACCGTGCCGTCATAGACCTCATACTCCTGCGGCCCTGTCTTCACCACCAGGCGACCCGTAAACAGAAACGGATTGCTGTTCGTATACACCACCGTCTTTCGATCGATGGTCTTTCGTCCCACCGACCCCGTCACATCGTAGAACCGCCCCGTCTGCGTCCTCAGATTCATCGTCCCATGGCTGGCAGTGATGATCTCGTTGTTCGCGCCGCCGGTCGCCTTCAAGTGCCCGGTCGCCGTCAGTTCGCCGGTCTCCTCGTCGTACTCGATATGATCGGCCTCCACCCGCCGATCACGAAAC encodes:
- a CDS encoding DsbA family protein yields the protein MFTGRRLILPLLFVLTLAAVGCHAQTPAQSGQGLSPELTRRVEVLIRAKTNVPPNYDIHISPKTKSDVPGYDEIIVTFTAEGQASKPIRFLLSEDGKTLAQFTKYDISQDPKALVSGANRPARGGPANAPVIIVGFDDLECPYCAKMHAQLFPALTERYKDQVRIVYRDFPLDQHPWAMRAAINANCLAAQSSTGYWNLVDYIHSHASTMGGDEKSLAKANDTLDTLTRDEGKRQKVDLAALNACIAKQDDSAVKASVKEAEALGIDSTPALFINGAKLEGAVPLEYVYKMIDNALTASGQTPPPPPVPSPSPTPQTAPSTKPGS
- a CDS encoding LPS-assembly protein LptD; protein product: MVVAASHPQLDAQEVSNQATPEVGSAVALPDGPDAGQFQAKYPEAVVLPALEGTTTLVTEADTQSRLGSRLVLDGNVVVTFRDRRVEADHIEYDEETGELTATGHLKATGGANNEIITASHGTMNLRTQTGRFYDVTGSVGRKTIDRKTVVYTNSNPFLFTGRLVVKTGPQEYEVYDGTVTSCQLPHPDWLLYAGKFSVGSDKARATHSVFRLLNVPLMYLPYVTHPVDTSERQSGILIPEISNSSTKGLVLGEQFYWAINRSSDLTVGAQYFSRRGWEQSGTYRYRGLGTNFAKAHYNGLLDRGYFNSAGQYVNQGGEDATFAGRYDFSPETRVVANAEYLSSYAYRQAFTENFNQAVSTDILSIVYGVHQTDGYMAAVRTDRYQGLKAAATTTTPEEQVRIFHAPSLDLATTEHRLGTTPLQWNVESSVAGLKRVQPNFATAGLTNRFDLHPELALPLSADGWRFRPSIGVRETIYSRSRVTPYTPGVPMESGEAVNRADVELGFEARAPVLERTFDSKLVEKLFGSEVRHTIEPEVTYRYVSGVGTDFLKVLRFDDVDVVSNTNELEYGTTQRLFVRRPQSKPCKTTEADVQEYGDADMSGEPASTGCGGRELISWRLTQKYFFDSSFGGAIIDGRRNIFDTTLALSGIAFLTEPREISPLISRLRVHPSDKLDAEWDFDLDTGAKKFTSNNVLVDLHEGNTFAGLSYARLNAPGRFYTEGVSSSVSNFNQMRILLGYGSPTKSGLSVAANAGLDLRLSSLQYAALQFSYNWDCCGFSVEYRKYELGAVRNESVERFNFTLVNIGTAGNLRKAERLF